One part of the Mariniflexile litorale genome encodes these proteins:
- a CDS encoding phosphoenolpyruvate carboxylase, producing the protein MSVEPKLTRFKQNVLSKYQIYNSIFMTLPFDAVTKTGALLPLFHETCEKGFKNGDDPTTIVDSFFKKYQGRRSKESQINLLFRFIQYIERQVVLFDAVEDAAFPIVNNMEGIGTLRNLKESAVSNNNLEALQNYLEEFKVRIVLTAHPTQFYPGSVLGIITDLTDAIKKNNLSEINNLFAQLGKTPFFKHEKPTPYDEAKSLIWYLENVFYQSFGEIYNYIQQNIYDDGKKHNEIINIGFWPGGDRDGNPFVKPDTTLRVAKKLKQAILKKYYADLKNLRRKLTFRGVEERIIRLETILYNYSINLSYPEAITAKELLKELLDIRSVVEKEHQSLYVSEINSLINRIHLFGYNFATLDIRQDSRIHHSVFTTVIDHIISSGNPAFPKNYHDLSEAEQIEILSEVSNVSVDINAFEDEMVYNTLKTIEAIKDIQESNGERGANRYIISNNQTALNMMQLFAMLKIVAFKEELPVDVVPLFETITDLENAPGVMEQLYTNPAYMAHLKARGNKQTIMLGFSDGTKDGGYLMANWGIYTAKEMLTEMSRKYGITAIFFDGRGGPPARGGGKTHQFYASLGPKIEDKEVQLTIQGQTISSNFGTLDSSQYNLEQLISSGMFNRLGKEKHELADEDRTVMNDLAETSYVAYKDFKSHAMFIPYLERMSTLKYYAKTNIGSRPSKRGTSDKLVFSDLRAIPFVGSWSQLKQNVPGFFGVGTALKKYEEKGEFHKVEALYNNSKFFKTLLENSMMSLTKSFFDLTKYMSKDEEFGAFWNIIHDEYITTKSLLLKLTGYKQLMENEPSGRASIEVRESIVLPLLTIQQYALKKIQELEKEEVKDVDQIKIFEKIVTRSLFGNINASRNSA; encoded by the coding sequence ATGTCTGTAGAGCCAAAATTAACACGGTTTAAACAAAACGTGCTATCTAAATACCAAATATACAATAGTATATTTATGACCTTACCTTTTGATGCTGTTACTAAAACTGGAGCATTACTCCCTTTATTTCATGAAACCTGCGAAAAAGGGTTTAAAAATGGAGACGATCCAACCACTATAGTAGACTCTTTTTTTAAAAAATACCAAGGAAGACGCTCGAAAGAGAGCCAAATAAATCTACTTTTTAGATTCATACAATATATAGAACGCCAAGTGGTTTTGTTTGATGCTGTTGAAGACGCTGCTTTTCCCATTGTAAACAATATGGAAGGTATTGGTACTTTAAGAAATCTTAAAGAATCTGCTGTTTCTAACAACAACTTAGAAGCGCTACAAAATTACCTTGAAGAGTTTAAAGTACGTATCGTCTTAACGGCGCATCCAACTCAATTCTACCCAGGTTCTGTACTTGGAATTATTACTGATTTAACAGATGCTATTAAAAAAAATAACTTATCTGAAATCAACAATCTATTTGCACAATTAGGAAAAACACCTTTCTTTAAACACGAAAAGCCAACACCTTATGATGAGGCCAAAAGTTTAATATGGTATTTAGAAAATGTTTTCTATCAGTCTTTTGGTGAAATTTATAATTACATCCAACAAAACATTTATGATGATGGTAAAAAACACAACGAAATAATTAATATAGGTTTTTGGCCAGGAGGCGACCGTGATGGAAACCCTTTTGTGAAACCAGATACCACGCTGCGTGTAGCGAAAAAGCTTAAACAAGCCATCTTAAAAAAATATTATGCTGACTTAAAAAATTTAAGACGCAAACTTACTTTTAGAGGGGTTGAAGAGCGTATTATCCGTTTGGAAACTATTCTATACAACTATAGCATCAACTTAAGCTATCCCGAAGCTATAACTGCAAAAGAATTACTTAAGGAGTTATTAGATATTAGAAGCGTTGTTGAAAAAGAACATCAATCATTATACGTTTCCGAAATTAACAGTTTGATAAACAGAATTCATTTATTCGGGTACAATTTTGCGACTTTAGATATTAGACAAGACAGCCGTATTCACCATTCGGTTTTTACAACGGTAATAGATCATATCATTAGTTCAGGAAACCCCGCGTTTCCAAAAAATTATCATGATTTATCTGAAGCTGAACAAATTGAAATATTATCGGAAGTCAGCAATGTATCTGTAGATATTAATGCTTTTGAAGATGAGATGGTTTACAATACTTTAAAAACTATTGAAGCTATTAAAGACATACAAGAAAGCAACGGCGAGCGTGGTGCTAATAGATATATAATTAGTAACAACCAAACAGCTTTAAACATGATGCAACTTTTTGCGATGCTTAAAATTGTAGCCTTTAAAGAAGAATTACCTGTTGATGTTGTTCCTCTTTTTGAAACCATAACCGATTTAGAAAATGCGCCTGGAGTTATGGAGCAATTATATACCAACCCAGCGTATATGGCACATTTAAAAGCTCGTGGCAACAAACAAACAATCATGCTTGGTTTCTCTGATGGAACGAAAGACGGTGGTTATTTAATGGCTAACTGGGGTATTTATACTGCTAAAGAAATGCTTACTGAAATGTCTAGAAAATACGGTATCACTGCCATATTTTTTGACGGACGTGGTGGACCACCAGCAAGAGGTGGTGGAAAAACACATCAATTTTACGCTTCATTAGGCCCGAAAATTGAAGATAAAGAAGTACAGCTTACTATACAAGGTCAAACTATTAGTTCTAATTTCGGAACTCTAGATTCATCTCAATATAATTTAGAACAACTTATTAGTTCTGGGATGTTTAACCGCCTAGGGAAAGAAAAACATGAACTAGCTGATGAAGATAGAACTGTAATGAACGATTTAGCTGAAACTAGCTATGTAGCTTATAAAGACTTTAAAAGTCATGCCATGTTCATTCCGTATTTAGAAAGAATGAGTACTTTAAAATATTATGCTAAAACCAATATTGGAAGTAGACCATCGAAAAGAGGTACTTCAGATAAGCTAGTGTTTTCAGATTTAAGAGCCATTCCTTTTGTAGGATCTTGGAGCCAATTAAAACAAAACGTTCCTGGATTTTTTGGTGTTGGAACAGCATTGAAAAAGTATGAAGAAAAAGGAGAGTTTCATAAAGTGGAAGCACTTTACAATAATTCTAAATTCTTTAAAACCTTGTTGGAAAACAGCATGATGAGTTTAACCAAATCATTTTTCGATTTAACCAAATACATGTCTAAAGACGAAGAGTTTGGTGCGTTTTGGAATATTATTCACGATGAATATATTACAACAAAAAGCTTATTATTAAAACTTACAGGGTATAAGCAATTAATGGAAAATGAACCTTCTGGAAGAGCCTCTATTGAAGTTAGAGAATCTATTGTTTTACCATTGCTTACTATACAACAGTATGCACTTAAGAAAATTCAAGAATTAGAAAAAGAAGAAGTTAAAGACGTTGATCAAATTAAAATATTTGAGAAGATTGTAACACGTTCTCTTTTTGGAAATATTAATGCCAGTAGAAATTCTGCGTAA
- the nadA gene encoding quinolinate synthase NadA has protein sequence MDLVKEIKRLKEEKNAVILAHYYQVAEIQDIADYVGDSLQLSQKAAETDADIIVFAGVHFMAETAKILNPSKMVVLPDLKAGCSLADSCPPEAFEKFTKAHPDHVVITYVNCSAEIKALSDIVCTSSNAIKIVESVPKDTPIIFAPDKNLGHYVAKQTGRDLLLWDGSCIVHEAFSIDKLIELHKKYPDYKIIAHPESEEHILNTATYIGSTSGMINFVKTHPEEKFIVATEAGILHKMQLEMPNTELIPAPAVEDNTCACSECHFMKMNTLQKLYDCLKNESPQIEVPEHIRVRALLPIERMLELSK, from the coding sequence ATGGACTTAGTAAAAGAAATAAAGCGTTTAAAAGAAGAGAAAAATGCGGTTATACTGGCGCATTATTATCAAGTAGCAGAAATACAAGATATTGCCGATTATGTTGGCGATAGTTTACAGCTATCACAAAAAGCGGCCGAAACCGATGCAGACATCATTGTTTTTGCAGGTGTTCACTTTATGGCAGAAACTGCTAAAATATTAAACCCATCTAAAATGGTGGTGTTGCCCGATTTAAAAGCAGGTTGTTCTTTGGCCGATTCTTGTCCGCCAGAAGCTTTTGAGAAATTTACAAAAGCGCATCCAGATCATGTAGTAATTACTTATGTAAACTGTTCTGCCGAAATTAAAGCCTTAAGCGATATTGTTTGTACTTCTTCTAACGCCATTAAAATAGTGGAATCGGTGCCAAAAGACACCCCTATTATTTTTGCACCGGATAAAAATTTAGGACATTATGTTGCTAAGCAAACAGGTAGAGATTTATTGCTTTGGGACGGAAGTTGTATTGTACACGAAGCCTTTTCAATAGATAAATTAATTGAGTTACATAAAAAGTATCCTGATTATAAAATTATAGCACATCCCGAGTCTGAAGAACATATATTAAATACCGCAACTTATATTGGTTCTACTTCTGGGATGATAAATTTCGTTAAAACACATCCAGAAGAAAAATTTATTGTAGCTACCGAAGCTGGTATTTTACACAAAATGCAGTTAGAAATGCCCAACACCGAATTAATTCCTGCGCCTGCGGTTGAAGATAATACGTGTGCCTGTAGTGAATGCCATTTTATGAAAATGAACACGCTACAAAAACTATACGATTGTTTAAAAAACGAATCACCTCAAATAGAAGTGCCAGAACACATACGTGTACGTGCGTTATTACCTATTGAACGCATGTTAGAATTATCTAAATAA
- the nadB gene encoding L-aspartate oxidase, translating into MIETHYLVIGSGIAGLTFSVKIAEKFPNRNVVIVTKANEDESNTKYAQGGVAVVLDTEKDSFNKHIEDTLIAGDGLCDAEVVKMVIEEGPKRLEELMLWGANFDLNASGEFNLGKEGGHSEYRVVHHKDITGYEIERALLKRAHQLPNISILPHHFAIDLVTNHHIINDTSEQLYCYGAYVFDQKTDKIFTIKANSTLLASGGIGCVYGHTTNPIIATGDGIAMAYRAKVEIKDMEFVQFHPTALYEAKGESSFLISEAVRGFGAYLRNKSGHRFMLDYDERAELASRDIVSQSIDSELKKSGESHVYLDCTHLDMDAFKKHFPNIYNICLQHHIKIDTDWIPVVPASHYLCGGIDVDKKGKTSIDNLFACGECSRTGLHGANRLASNSLLEALVYAHNIFKYHSENDYKPVVVNIPDWNDEGTTIPKEHILIQHNLKQMQALMRDYVGIVRSNKRLKRAIKHLDLIHNEVEELYKESKISTSLCELRNMVNVSHLIVEQSLKRKENKGGYYNIDNVKD; encoded by the coding sequence ATGATTGAAACACATTATTTAGTAATTGGTTCGGGAATTGCCGGGTTAACTTTTTCGGTTAAAATAGCAGAAAAGTTTCCTAATAGAAATGTTGTAATTGTAACCAAAGCTAATGAGGACGAATCGAACACCAAGTATGCCCAGGGTGGTGTTGCAGTTGTTTTAGATACTGAAAAAGATTCTTTTAATAAGCATATTGAAGACACACTTATAGCAGGCGATGGCCTATGTGATGCTGAGGTGGTTAAAATGGTTATAGAAGAAGGTCCTAAACGATTAGAAGAACTTATGCTTTGGGGAGCCAATTTTGATTTGAATGCCAGTGGCGAATTCAATTTAGGAAAAGAAGGTGGTCATTCAGAATATCGTGTTGTACACCATAAAGATATAACTGGTTACGAGATAGAACGAGCACTACTTAAACGAGCACATCAATTACCAAATATTAGTATTTTACCTCATCATTTTGCCATAGATTTGGTTACCAATCACCACATCATCAATGATACTTCTGAGCAATTATATTGTTACGGAGCCTATGTATTCGATCAAAAAACGGATAAAATTTTCACTATTAAAGCAAATAGCACCCTTTTGGCGTCGGGTGGTATTGGTTGCGTTTATGGACATACTACCAACCCTATTATTGCAACAGGAGATGGTATTGCAATGGCTTATAGAGCCAAGGTGGAAATTAAAGACATGGAATTTGTACAATTTCATCCCACAGCCTTATATGAAGCTAAAGGCGAATCTTCTTTTTTAATCTCTGAAGCAGTAAGAGGTTTTGGTGCGTATTTAAGAAACAAATCAGGACACCGATTCATGTTAGATTATGATGAGCGTGCAGAACTAGCTTCACGCGATATTGTATCGCAAAGTATTGATAGTGAACTTAAAAAATCGGGTGAATCGCATGTATATTTAGATTGTACCCATTTAGATATGGACGCTTTCAAAAAGCACTTTCCAAATATCTATAACATATGTTTACAACATCATATTAAAATTGATACTGATTGGATTCCAGTAGTACCGGCATCGCATTACTTATGTGGTGGTATAGACGTGGATAAAAAAGGAAAAACGAGTATTGACAATTTGTTTGCTTGTGGGGAGTGTTCACGCACGGGATTGCATGGCGCTAATAGACTTGCGTCCAATTCATTATTAGAAGCTTTAGTATATGCGCATAATATTTTTAAATACCATAGTGAGAACGATTACAAACCAGTTGTGGTTAATATTCCAGATTGGAACGATGAAGGTACAACCATCCCCAAAGAACATATTTTAATACAGCATAATTTGAAACAAATGCAAGCGTTGATGCGCGATTATGTTGGCATTGTAAGAAGTAACAAACGTTTAAAACGTGCTATAAAACATTTAGATTTAATTCACAATGAAGTAGAAGAGTTGTATAAAGAATCTAAAATATCAACCTCGCTTTGTGAGTTGCGCAATATGGTTAACGTATCTCATTTAATTGTAGAGCAATCATTAAAAAGAAAAGAAAACAAAGGAGGTTATTACAATATTGATAATGTAAAGGATTAA
- a CDS encoding response regulator, whose amino-acid sequence MDPEIPTTIYADAERFVQIVNNVLSNALKYTETGGILFKLSCLKQPNDLYRFSFQISDTGVGIPPEAKDTIFDSFSQMKLDHKRQFGGIGLGLTIVKHVVHLFGGTITIESEPNKGTDVFIDLTVKSIAKERNVKASKTSNETPIHILVVEDNKMNQMVMRKILSTFPKVSFAVASNGQEAIDALKKDVYDMVLMDLQMPIMDGYEATRIIRSGELGKAINTIPIIAVTADAMQETKKRVCDLGMNDYMTKPISRDLLYKKIYACKFEEKGGDDDQDKSLKIA is encoded by the coding sequence ATGGATCCTGAAATCCCGACAACCATTTATGCCGATGCCGAACGTTTTGTTCAAATTGTAAACAATGTGTTATCGAATGCTTTAAAATATACCGAAACTGGCGGTATTTTGTTTAAACTTAGTTGTTTAAAACAGCCTAATGATTTATACCGATTTTCATTTCAAATTTCAGATACTGGTGTGGGCATTCCTCCCGAAGCAAAAGACACAATTTTTGATAGTTTCAGCCAAATGAAACTCGATCATAAAAGACAATTTGGAGGTATTGGTTTAGGGCTTACTATTGTTAAGCACGTTGTTCATCTATTTGGTGGTACAATAACTATTGAAAGCGAGCCTAATAAAGGTACCGATGTTTTTATAGATTTAACAGTAAAAAGTATTGCTAAAGAACGCAATGTCAAAGCATCTAAAACTAGCAACGAAACACCAATTCATATACTTGTTGTTGAAGATAACAAGATGAACCAAATGGTGATGCGAAAAATATTAAGTACATTTCCTAAAGTAAGTTTTGCAGTTGCAAGTAATGGTCAAGAAGCTATTGATGCTTTAAAAAAAGATGTTTATGATATGGTTTTAATGGATTTGCAAATGCCCATTATGGATGGTTATGAAGCAACCCGCATTATTAGAAGCGGCGAATTAGGTAAAGCAATAAATACCATTCCTATTATAGCCGTTACGGCCGATGCTATGCAAGAAACTAAAAAACGTGTTTGTGACTTAGGAATGAATGATTATATGACCAAACCCATTAGCAGAGATCTTTTGTATAAAAAAATATATGCTTGTAAATTTGAAGAAAAAGGCGGTGATGATGACCAGGATAAAAGTTTGAAAATAGCTTAA
- a CDS encoding single-stranded DNA-binding protein, giving the protein MNTLRNKVQLIGNLGNDPEITNLESGKTLAKFAIATNESYTNAKGEKITDTQWHNVVAWGKTAQIIEKYVTKGKEVAIEGKLTSRSYDDKDGIKRYITEIVCSELLLLGK; this is encoded by the coding sequence ATGAACACACTTAGAAACAAAGTACAGTTGATTGGTAACTTAGGAAACGATCCAGAAATCACTAATTTAGAATCTGGAAAAACACTAGCAAAATTTGCTATAGCAACAAACGAAAGTTACACCAATGCCAAAGGTGAGAAGATTACAGATACCCAATGGCATAATGTAGTGGCTTGGGGAAAAACAGCACAAATAATTGAAAAATATGTAACTAAAGGAAAAGAAGTTGCTATTGAAGGTAAACTTACCTCACGCAGTTATGATGATAAAGATGGCATTAAGCGTTATATTACTGAGATAGTTTGCAGCGAATTATTATTACTGGGTAAGTAA
- a CDS encoding sigma 54-interacting transcriptional regulator, protein MKTSRVVNKDSKIEKMNFFISLFQNSPIPKTISNISTKKYVFVNPAWEKFTGFTKKEAIGKTALDLEFSGSEDLALIRGKLLKEKEVISYECSVKLKSGIENKVLRSFYIIAVKDEEFVLNTINNFEGLDIYKEEQELIKRTEELLVAQDSIESMTDGFMTLNNEWIYTYVNKKAAIMLGKKPEDLIGKHIWTEFPEVVGLPFYSNYNKAFETQQIITFEDYYHPWDRWFENRVIPSKDGISVSFQDITDRKKAEELLIKSERYLDRIINNIGDPLFVKDSESRLLLVNNVFCSIFNLSREDIIGKTLAEDVSADERENFLKIDKQVLLTGVENINEEYLTVRGEKTRIISTKKTRFVDDNGNKFLIGVIRDVTERKQAEIDLKLSKEFTDKLIMSMQEGLIIVNLEGEIIMVNDSTCNILQYSKEELLGMEFPYPFINVEDFKGFGNISKKIVRGEKPSFQFEFIKKSGEKFSASFLTGNIKNDKEDVIALFGTMKDISEELKVQHTLEDIAKKSTQKKAVILELAGLVGSDFETALGKITSLSAETLNIERVSVWKYNTDKSELICQKEYNLKDQSYSNRSILREKDNSDYFKALSRKETICVFDAVKNKITKGFAEDYLIPNGVTSMMDVFIQGATGNYGVLCFEHVGPKRKWTADEEEFAISIANLVSLMVESKERNLAEIKLIESNEKLLLVNTELNKLKKELEQENVYLREEIDLVFNYEEMVYSSAAFSNVLTDVERVAATKATVLLLGESGTGKELLARAIHNISPRKNKPLIKVNCAAIPKELIESELFGHKKGSFTGAVNDKLGKFKLADGGTLFLDEIGELPLDMQPKLLRAIQESEIEQVGGIETHKIDIRIIAATNKDLKKEILNKNFREDLYFRINVFPIVVPPLRERVEDIPILIEHFVDKFSKVYNKNIKYISEEAKQSMQAYKWPGNIRELENLIERAVILSDSETLILSSIETSSVSKELPISMSSLTLNEVQRNHIIKTLERCNWKIDGANGASKLLDIKPSTLRDRMKKLGIKKSS, encoded by the coding sequence ATGAAAACTTCCAGAGTTGTAAATAAAGATTCTAAAATTGAGAAAATGAATTTCTTTATTAGTCTTTTTCAAAACAGCCCAATTCCTAAAACAATTTCAAATATATCTACAAAAAAATATGTGTTTGTAAACCCTGCATGGGAAAAGTTTACAGGTTTTACAAAAAAAGAGGCTATTGGTAAAACAGCATTAGATCTTGAGTTCTCGGGTTCTGAAGACTTGGCATTAATTAGGGGAAAATTATTAAAAGAAAAAGAAGTTATTTCTTATGAGTGTTCCGTTAAATTAAAAAGTGGCATTGAAAATAAAGTTTTAAGGTCTTTTTATATAATAGCGGTTAAGGACGAAGAGTTTGTATTAAATACAATTAACAACTTTGAAGGATTGGATATATATAAAGAAGAACAAGAACTAATCAAAAGAACAGAAGAACTTTTAGTTGCACAAGATTCAATTGAAAGCATGACCGATGGTTTTATGACATTAAACAATGAATGGATTTATACTTATGTAAATAAGAAGGCTGCAATCATGTTAGGTAAAAAACCAGAAGATTTAATAGGAAAACATATTTGGACAGAATTCCCAGAAGTTGTAGGGTTGCCTTTTTACAGTAATTACAACAAAGCTTTTGAAACACAACAAATAATTACATTTGAAGATTATTATCATCCTTGGGATCGCTGGTTTGAAAACCGTGTAATACCTTCCAAAGATGGAATTTCAGTATCTTTTCAAGATATTACCGACCGTAAAAAAGCAGAAGAGCTTCTAATAAAAAGTGAGAGGTATTTAGATCGTATTATTAATAATATTGGAGACCCTTTATTTGTAAAAGATAGTGAAAGCCGTTTGCTTTTAGTAAATAATGTTTTTTGTTCGATTTTCAATCTTTCCAGAGAAGATATCATTGGAAAAACACTTGCCGAAGATGTTTCTGCAGATGAAAGAGAAAATTTTTTAAAGATTGATAAACAGGTGCTTTTAACAGGTGTAGAGAATATTAATGAAGAATATCTTACTGTTAGAGGTGAAAAAACACGTATAATCTCTACAAAAAAAACCAGATTTGTTGATGATAATGGTAATAAGTTCTTAATTGGAGTTATTAGAGATGTTACAGAACGTAAACAAGCCGAAATAGATTTAAAACTTTCTAAAGAGTTTACAGATAAGCTCATCATGTCCATGCAGGAAGGTTTAATAATTGTGAATCTAGAAGGTGAAATTATAATGGTTAATGATTCAACATGTAATATTCTTCAATATTCTAAAGAAGAGTTATTAGGGATGGAGTTTCCATATCCTTTTATAAATGTTGAAGATTTTAAGGGATTTGGAAATATAAGTAAAAAAATAGTTCGAGGAGAAAAGCCATCATTTCAATTTGAATTTATTAAAAAAAGTGGAGAAAAATTCAGCGCTTCGTTTTTAACTGGAAATATAAAAAATGACAAAGAGGATGTTATAGCATTATTTGGAACCATGAAAGATATATCCGAAGAATTAAAGGTTCAACATACCCTTGAAGATATAGCTAAGAAATCGACGCAAAAAAAAGCTGTTATATTAGAGTTGGCAGGTCTTGTTGGAAGTGATTTTGAAACTGCATTAGGAAAAATCACGTCTTTATCTGCAGAAACTTTAAATATTGAAAGAGTAAGTGTGTGGAAATACAATACAGATAAATCGGAATTGATTTGCCAAAAAGAGTATAATTTAAAAGACCAGTCATACAGTAACAGGTCTATTCTTAGAGAAAAAGATAATTCAGATTATTTCAAAGCCTTATCCAGAAAGGAAACAATTTGTGTTTTCGATGCTGTTAAAAATAAAATTACTAAAGGATTTGCTGAAGATTATCTTATTCCTAATGGAGTGACTTCTATGATGGATGTATTTATTCAAGGTGCTACCGGGAATTATGGTGTTTTATGTTTTGAGCATGTGGGGCCAAAAAGGAAATGGACCGCAGATGAAGAAGAGTTTGCAATCTCCATTGCAAATTTAGTATCCTTAATGGTAGAAAGTAAAGAACGAAATCTTGCCGAAATCAAACTTATTGAATCAAACGAAAAACTATTATTGGTTAATACAGAATTAAATAAATTAAAAAAAGAGCTAGAGCAAGAAAATGTTTATTTAAGAGAAGAGATTGATTTAGTTTTTAATTATGAAGAAATGGTTTATAGCAGTGCAGCCTTTAGCAATGTGCTAACAGATGTTGAAAGGGTAGCCGCTACTAAAGCTACTGTTTTGCTTTTAGGAGAATCCGGAACAGGTAAGGAGTTATTAGCGAGAGCGATACATAATATAAGCCCTAGAAAAAACAAACCTTTAATTAAAGTTAATTGTGCAGCTATTCCTAAAGAATTGATAGAGAGTGAATTGTTTGGACATAAAAAAGGTTCCTTTACGGGTGCTGTTAACGATAAATTAGGAAAATTTAAATTGGCCGATGGAGGTACTTTGTTTTTAGATGAGATTGGAGAACTTCCTTTAGATATGCAGCCCAAATTGTTAAGAGCCATTCAAGAGTCAGAAATCGAGCAAGTAGGAGGCATAGAAACTCATAAAATTGATATTAGAATTATAGCAGCAACGAATAAAGATCTTAAAAAGGAGATTCTAAATAAAAATTTTCGAGAAGATTTATATTTCCGTATAAATGTTTTTCCAATAGTGGTGCCTCCGCTAAGAGAAAGGGTTGAAGATATTCCTATTTTAATAGAGCATTTTGTAGATAAATTCAGTAAAGTTTATAATAAAAATATTAAATACATATCCGAGGAAGCTAAACAAAGCATGCAAGCCTACAAATGGCCAGGAAATATAAGAGAATTAGAAAATTTAATAGAAAGAGCTGTTATTTTATCAGATTCAGAAACATTAATTCTTTCTTCTATAGAAACATCTTCTGTCTCAAAAGAATTGCCCATAAGCATGTCTAGTTTGACTTTAAATGAAGTCCAACGAAATCATATTATAAAAACACTTGAAAGGTGTAATTGGAAGATTGATGGAGCCAATGGAGCTTCAAAATTACTTGATATAAAGCCTAGCACATTAAGAGATAGAATGAAAAAATTGGGTATAAAGAAAAGTAGCTAG
- a CDS encoding PAS domain-containing protein — protein MERIKHYMWRTSPEVAITKFIEKNVAISVSDEVGRIIYANNRFCTIIGSEERELIGVNNSLFKTNMSREPFYKNLWETIEKGNIWKGVLSNKTNKGNLFWLETTIVPLKDDEGNVESFIAMYLDVTKAKIDSKKIEIQNQNTHTLGDTA, from the coding sequence ATGGAGAGAATTAAGCATTACATGTGGCGTACAAGTCCTGAAGTTGCCATAACAAAATTTATAGAAAAAAATGTAGCTATTTCAGTTTCAGATGAAGTTGGGCGAATAATATATGCTAATAATCGTTTTTGTACAATAATTGGTAGTGAAGAAAGGGAACTGATAGGTGTAAATAATAGTTTGTTTAAAACAAATATGAGTAGAGAGCCCTTTTATAAAAATTTATGGGAAACTATTGAAAAGGGAAACATTTGGAAAGGGGTTTTGTCTAATAAAACAAATAAAGGAAATCTCTTTTGGTTAGAAACCACCATTGTACCATTAAAGGATGATGAAGGTAACGTAGAAAGTTTTATAGCTATGTACTTAGATGTAACCAAAGCGAAAATTGACTCTAAAAAGATAGAGATACAAAATCAAAACACACACACTTTAGGTGATACTGCCTAA
- a CDS encoding DUF5679 domain-containing protein yields the protein MEGYCVKCKDKKEIKDAAEVTMKNGRKAMKGKCPTCGTGMFRILGK from the coding sequence ATGGAAGGATACTGTGTAAAATGTAAAGACAAAAAAGAAATAAAAGACGCTGCCGAAGTTACTATGAAAAATGGTAGAAAAGCAATGAAGGGTAAATGCCCAACTTGCGGTACTGGTATGTTCAGAATTTTAGGTAAGTAA
- a CDS encoding Cof-type HAD-IIB family hydrolase yields the protein MNFSKVKLIVTDMDGTLLNHKNEVSHRFFSQFKELKKRNIHFVAASGRQYQSIIEKLDAIKNDISIIAENGGMMKYDNEEHILLKLTSENITTSIGILRQINGAHIVLCGRKSAYIETSNPDFISKFTKYYSEYQIVKDLTQVTNDNFLKIAVFHFECSEENILPHLTALKNDMQIIVSGKNWLDISHIKANKGYALSILQKKLGVTKEETMVFGDYNNDLQMLELAYFSYAMENAHAEVKKTARFETKSNSEEGVELILEQLITNTN from the coding sequence ATGAATTTTTCGAAAGTAAAACTTATAGTAACTGATATGGATGGCACGTTACTAAACCATAAAAACGAAGTAAGTCATCGATTTTTTAGTCAATTTAAAGAACTAAAAAAGAGGAATATTCATTTTGTTGCGGCTAGTGGCAGACAGTATCAAAGTATTATAGAAAAGCTAGATGCTATTAAAAACGATATATCAATTATTGCCGAAAATGGCGGTATGATGAAGTATGATAATGAAGAACATATTTTATTAAAATTAACTTCTGAAAATATCACAACATCTATTGGCATTTTACGTCAAATAAATGGTGCGCATATTGTTTTATGTGGAAGAAAATCTGCATACATTGAAACTTCAAATCCAGATTTTATTTCAAAATTTACCAAATATTATTCTGAATATCAAATCGTTAAAGATTTAACACAGGTTACCAATGATAATTTTTTAAAAATAGCCGTTTTCCATTTTGAATGTTCTGAAGAAAACATACTACCTCATTTAACCGCTTTAAAAAACGACATGCAAATTATTGTCTCTGGCAAAAACTGGTTAGATATTTCCCATATAAAGGCTAATAAAGGCTATGCATTAAGTATTCTTCAAAAAAAATTAGGCGTAACAAAAGAAGAAACAATGGTTTTTGGCGATTATAATAACGATTTGCAAATGTTAGAACTCGCTTATTTTAGCTACGCCATGGAAAATGCCCATGCTGAAGTAAAAAAAACAGCCCGTTTTGAAACTAAAAGTAATTCGGAAGAAGGTGTAGAATTAATTCTGGAACAACTTATTACCAACACCAATTAA